In Cyanobacterium sp. T60_A2020_053, the sequence GATGTAGAAACTCTCCGAGATGGTTTACAGGATGAGAGTCCGATTTTTTTCATTCTCACCAATACAAGGGCGCTGACTCCTCAAGAAGCGGAGAGTATTACAACCGAAGTATGTGTAAATCTGCGGAGGGCGCTGGAGTTAGAGAATGTCCAAGAATATGTTATCGTAAGTCGTTCTGATTCTACCCTCAGAGGTCATTATCCCATCGAAACTGACGTTATTGCTAGGGTGATGGGCGCTTTTGATGCTCATTTCCTTATCCCTGCTTTTTTTGAAGGAGGTAGAGTTACTCGCAATGGCATTCATTATTTAATCATAGATGGGGTAGAAACTCCTGTCCATGAAACGGAATTTGCTCAAGATTCAGTATTTGGCTATAGTTACAGTTATTTACCTGACTATGTTAATGAAAAAACCAATGGCAAAATAACTGCTGATGAGGTTGTTTGTTTCACTCTTGATGATATTCGCTCAGGATGTCAAGAAAAATTAAGAATTTTGACAAATAATCAATGTTGTGCAGTGGATGGGGAAAAACAAGCAGATTTAGATCAGTTTGCCCAAGATGTGTTAGCGGTGGCAAGGGATGGTAAAAAGTTTTTATTTCGTAGCGCTGCTAGTATTTTAACGTCATTAGCTGGAGTGGGAAAACAACCCAGCGCCCCTCACCTCATGGCACAATATAAGCCTAATCAAAATAGTGGGGTGATTATTGTCGGTTCTCATGTGCAAAAAACTAGCTCACAGTTAGCTAAACTATTACAAGAACCAGATATTAGCGGTATTGAAATTGATGTAGTCAGTTTAAGGGATAATCCTGACAGTCGAGATAAAATGGTGGAGGGCGCCCTTCACCAAGTGCAAACTATTATCAAAGAAGGAAAAACCCCTGTAGTTTATACCAGTCGTCAAGAATTGACTTTTGCGGATGTTACCACCCGTTTAGCTTTTGGGAAGGAAGTTTCGGCAACTTTGATGGATATAGTTAAAGGTTTACCTACGGATATTGGTTTTTTAATTAGTAAAGGAGGTATTACTTCTAATGATGTTCTTAGTGATGGTTTAAAATTAAAAGAAGCAAGATTATTAGGTCAAATTTTGCCCGGTTGTTCAGTTATTACGACTCCAAAAGATCATCATTTATTTCCTAATTTACCAGTGGTACTTTTTCCGGGTAATGTAGGGGATGAAAATGGTTTAGTTACTGCTTATCAAAGATTAAGTTAATTAGTTATAAATAGATTAGATAAAACTATTGTTGGGTTACGCTATAGCTAACCCAACCTACAAAATAAAAAATACTTTTTCATCACACCCTAGATACTAAAAAGATAATTTTCGGCGCACATACAAACTAATTAAACCTTGATTTGGACTGAATAAAAAACTCAAAATAAATAAAAAAGTAGCCACTAAAACAATAGCAGGTCCAGAAGGAATATTATAATAAAAACTTAAATACATACCACTAATACTAGCAATAACTGCAAAAATAACACCAACAAACATCATTTGATGCAGACGATTTACGAATAAATATGCTGTGGCAGTAGGCGTAATTAATAAAGATAAAACTAAAATAACTCCCACAGCTTTA encodes:
- a CDS encoding four-carbon acid sugar kinase family protein, which gives rise to MSQQPKIIVLDDDPTGSQTVHSCLLLMQWDVETLRDGLQDESPIFFILTNTRALTPQEAESITTEVCVNLRRALELENVQEYVIVSRSDSTLRGHYPIETDVIARVMGAFDAHFLIPAFFEGGRVTRNGIHYLIIDGVETPVHETEFAQDSVFGYSYSYLPDYVNEKTNGKITADEVVCFTLDDIRSGCQEKLRILTNNQCCAVDGEKQADLDQFAQDVLAVARDGKKFLFRSAASILTSLAGVGKQPSAPHLMAQYKPNQNSGVIIVGSHVQKTSSQLAKLLQEPDISGIEIDVVSLRDNPDSRDKMVEGALHQVQTIIKEGKTPVVYTSRQELTFADVTTRLAFGKEVSATLMDIVKGLPTDIGFLISKGGITSNDVLSDGLKLKEARLLGQILPGCSVITTPKDHHLFPNLPVVLFPGNVGDENGLVTAYQRLS